In Mytilus edulis chromosome 13, xbMytEdul2.2, whole genome shotgun sequence, a single window of DNA contains:
- the LOC139500830 gene encoding uncharacterized protein isoform X1 — protein sequence MDRAEVVRELETKGYSVIPNVLTDKECEKYKSIYKAWVERFGDERPYWDKSLMQQYRLSHCEPTWNVRLASKPVFASIWKTDKLLTSMDGIAIGEPPELRNTDFGDPNSNWFHMDQGSWREGLHVYQGAVYLEETTETDYCFRVLENSIQFHKEFYESFPKAVIEAAGEDFYRLTKEHFDWYLSKGCKIKKVPVPKGGIVLWDSRTIHDNKAPIFGRPNSDRWRFVVFVCMAPAVWATERDIEMKKKAYNEMVATAHWPSQGVWTFPKTSEREATKKFAHLEIIEELPEVAKTKEVLQMVGIEKYDFDDGLPNDPGWNPKWSVDPNTQKIKSSVYFA from the exons TGACCGACAAAGAATGCGAAAAGTATAAATCAATTTACAAGGCTTGGGTTGAAAGATTTGGAGATGAGAGGCCTTACTGGGATAAATCATTGATGCAACAATATAGGTTGTCACACTGTGAACCCACATGGAATGTCAGACTTGCATCGAAACCTGTATTTGCTTCCATATGGAAAACTGATAAATTGTTGACCAGTATGGACGGTATTGCGATTGGTGAACCTCCTGAATTAA GAAACACTGATTTTGGTGATCCTAATTCCAATTGGTTTCACATGGACCAGGGTAGCTGGAGAGAAGGTCTCCATGTGTACCAAGGAGCTGTTTACTTGGAAGAAACAACAGAAACTGACTATTGCTTTCGAGTTCTTGAAAATTCCATACAGTTTCATAAAGAGTTCTATGAAAGTTTTCCAAAGGCTGTTATAGAAGCTGCAGGTGAAGACTTCTATCGTCTGACAAAGGAGCATTTTGATTGGTATTTATCTAAAGGTTGTAAAATTAAGAAAGTTCCAGTTCCAAAAGGCGGTATTGTTTTGTGGGATTCCAGAACGATCCATGACAACAAAGCGCCTATCTTTGGCAGACCAAATTCAGACAGATGGCGATTCGTTGTTTTTGTTTGCATGGCACCTGCAGTCTGGGCAACGGAACGGGATATTGAAATGAAAAAGAAAGCCTATAACGAAATGGTTGCTACTGCCCATTGGCCATCACAAGGAGTTTGGACTTTCCCGAAGACTTCAGAAAGAGAGGCTACTAAAAAATTTGCACACTTGGAAATAATTGAAGAACTCCCTGAAGTAGCTAAAACGAAAGAAGTTTTACAAATGGttggaattgaaaaatatgactTTGACGATGGACTACCAAATGATCCAGGTTGGAATCCAAAATGGTCAGTAGACCCAAATACGCAAAAAATTAAAAGCAGTGTATATTTTGcttga
- the LOC139501002 gene encoding monocarboxylate transporter 12-like has translation MTENEKEVLSFELREEDGTNERCNGDERTSRLEHGNKNVDSGWAWVVLAGATIQFCIMGSVTKGMGVFFNGFIDHFESSSAVTSIIPGVFHATYSFFSLPFLTIGLRFYSTRQLVITAGLLSGTSFIIASLANSVKVLIFTYGVMLGISFALLHGPVSYLIGVYFVKRRNLAQAICGSGFGLGGLIFPPIYTYFIEKYGLRGGLLLTGGVQLNIVAFALFLRPLSSNVLRERKTKTKKQENKENTTAFKSKPETPVSSEELQNFFTKKQNIEENFDFQESIVCSVTRKSVLNRLLQWLTVIVDYTLFKHWFMRVYIGVFCVGCIGVIYNVIYIAPFAKDYNISVNDVAILVSIVNTCDFIGRIMNGVITDRQILKNYQSVILTSSITAISMALAPLYTQYWHFVVYGVISGLNAGCLLALTPAIIGDFLGMENFRSAMGILMFGEGITTGLAAPFIGYLRDITGNYVASLYFMSACSLISAIVFIGGILGKRLCTLRNKQSNDLGKRTSL, from the exons AtgactgaaaatgaaaaagaagtttTGTCGTTCGAACTACGCGAGGAAGACGGAACTAATGAACGATGCAACGGCGATGAAAGGACGTCGCGACTAGAACACGGAAATAAGAATGTAGATAGTGGATGGGCTTGGGTTGTTTTAGCAG GTGCCACTATACAGTTCTGTATAATGGGTTCCGTGACCAAAGGAATGGGTGTTTTCTTCAACGGATTTATAGATCATTTTGAATCCTCGTCTGCTGTGACGTCAATTATACCCGGTGTATTTCATGCTACTTATAGCTTTTTCT CTTTACCGTTTTTAACCATTGGTTTACGATTTTACTCAACACGCCAGCTTGTGATAACGGCAGGTTTATTATCAGGGACGTCTTTTATCATTGCAAGCCTAGCCAATTCAGTTAAGGTACTGATCTTCACATATGGGGTAATGTTAG GAATTTCATTTGCTCTATTACATGGACCAGTTTCATACTTGATTGGAGTATATTTTGTTAAAAGGAGAAATTTAGCACAAGCAATATGTGGATCAGGATTTGGATTAGGAGGGCTGATTTTTCCAcctatttatacatattttatagaAAAGTATGGACTTAGAGGTGGCTTACTATTAACAGGGGGAGTTCAATTGAATATTGTTGCATTTGCTTTATTTCTGAGACCACTATCTAGTAATGTCTTACGAGAAaggaaaacaaaaactaaaaaacaagaaaataaagaaaatacaacAGCTTTTAAATCTAAACCAGAAACTCCAGTTTCTTCAGAAGAACTACagaatttttttaccaaaaagcAGAATATTGAAGAGAACTTTGATTTTCAGGAGAGTATAGTTTGCTCTGTTACAAGAAAGTCTGTCCTAAACAGGCTATTACAATGGTTGACCGTAATAGTGGATTACACCCTATTCAAGCATTGGTTCATGCGTGTTTACATAGGAGTCTTTTGTGTTGGGTGTATAGGAGTAATATATAATGTTATTTATATAGCACCATTTGCAAAAGATTATAATATTAGTGTAAACGATGTTGCAATTCTTGTCTCTATAGTAAACACGTGTGACTTTATTGGACGTATTATGAATGGTGTTATAACCGATCGTCAAATTCTGAAGAATTATCAATCCGTTATCTTAACCAGTTCCATAACAGCAATAAGTATGGCATTAGCTCCTTTATACACACAATATTGGCACTTTGTAGTTTATGGAGTAATAAGTGGACTAAATGCAGGTTGTCTGCTTGCATTGACTCCTGCAATTATTGGGGATTTTCTAGGAATGGAAAATTTTAGATCAGCAATGGGGATACTTATGTTCGGCGAAGGTATAACAACCGGTCTAGCAGCTCCATTTATAG gtTATCTAAGGGATATAACTGGAAATTACGTAGCTTCGCTGTATTTCATGTCAGCATGCAGCTTGATTTCTGCGATAGTTTTTATTGGAGGTATTTTAGGGAAACGTCTCTGCACGTTAAGAAACAAACAATCAAATGATCTTGGGAAACGAACATCACTGTGA